Proteins from one Phyllobacterium zundukense genomic window:
- a CDS encoding DUF882 domain-containing protein, with protein sequence MIHAQNNRSWASSIMRAGWFVFLMVFVPMLFASAQASAETRTLRLYFIHTKERAEITFKRNGRYQQDGLNKLNKFLRDWRRNEPTKMDPRLFDLVWQIYQNAGGRDYINVVSAYRSPTTNSMLRSRSRGVAKTSQHMLGKAMDWYLPGVKLSTLRVTAMKFQAGGVGYYPTSGSPFIHTDVGNVRHWPRMSRRELLAVFPDGKTMHIPSDGKPLPGYDQAVAAYESRRRNGGSAIQVASASSSSSRSGKTLFGMIFGGGADEEEDTSESRVAVATASKPSKTLSTKPAAIAEDADGGETAAPAAPAVATRAQPQPEQQQIAPDLRVRGAPAPLTAPRPDAPLATSPEDGRALAFAVPVPLRRPDYSPTPAPGEPSTLNALAEDQSTVIAALPMPRPQPQDSASAIREMIAANPDDANPDTAQPEMANALVPVPFDKPKRNDMMVASLVPDQRPVTEAIQATAAAEEVVIPAPEDDDLQALIKQADSEHGNVVSASQPTPEMPTLPGTTGGRVKPAVQPNTQMASIEAQPSLRRTMLDAQASGDPVAALNNGVITTAKGAKPRKQTAQGQAPKAIQVSSDVPDRALSTEQVAETAPAVTPAVLRNAEMRMAPTTVYTAGFQQSLPVANANKFTGKAVTFLQIAKFNPTHGS encoded by the coding sequence ATGATTCATGCACAGAACAACAGATCGTGGGCGAGCTCTATCATGCGCGCCGGCTGGTTTGTGTTCCTCATGGTCTTTGTGCCGATGTTGTTCGCATCCGCACAGGCTTCCGCCGAGACGAGGACTCTCAGGCTCTATTTCATCCATACCAAGGAACGTGCCGAGATTACGTTCAAGAGAAATGGCCGATACCAGCAAGATGGGCTGAACAAGCTCAACAAATTCCTGCGTGACTGGCGCCGCAACGAGCCGACGAAGATGGACCCCCGCCTCTTCGACCTTGTCTGGCAGATTTATCAGAACGCCGGCGGCAGGGACTACATCAATGTGGTGTCTGCCTATCGCTCTCCTACCACGAATTCCATGCTGCGCTCCCGTTCGCGCGGTGTGGCGAAAACAAGCCAGCATATGCTGGGCAAAGCCATGGACTGGTATCTGCCGGGTGTGAAGCTTTCAACACTTCGCGTTACAGCGATGAAATTCCAGGCTGGCGGCGTTGGCTACTACCCGACCTCAGGCTCTCCTTTCATCCATACCGATGTCGGCAATGTCCGTCACTGGCCGCGCATGAGCCGCAGGGAACTGCTGGCCGTGTTCCCGGACGGCAAGACCATGCATATTCCCTCCGATGGCAAGCCGTTACCCGGCTATGACCAGGCAGTCGCTGCCTACGAATCCCGCAGGCGCAATGGTGGCAGTGCAATTCAGGTCGCGAGTGCTTCCTCGAGTTCGAGCCGCAGTGGCAAGACGCTGTTTGGCATGATCTTTGGCGGTGGCGCCGATGAGGAAGAGGATACCAGCGAGAGCAGAGTTGCCGTCGCAACTGCTTCCAAGCCTTCGAAGACGCTTTCGACCAAACCAGCCGCGATAGCTGAAGACGCGGATGGTGGCGAGACCGCCGCACCAGCCGCCCCGGCTGTCGCAACGCGTGCCCAGCCTCAACCTGAACAGCAGCAGATCGCTCCGGACCTGAGGGTACGCGGTGCACCTGCGCCTTTGACGGCGCCGCGACCTGACGCGCCGCTTGCGACATCGCCGGAAGACGGCCGGGCCCTGGCCTTTGCGGTTCCCGTGCCGCTGCGCCGTCCCGACTATTCGCCGACGCCGGCACCAGGAGAACCGTCAACGCTCAATGCGCTTGCCGAGGATCAATCGACTGTCATCGCCGCCCTGCCGATGCCACGACCGCAGCCGCAAGACAGCGCCAGCGCCATTCGTGAGATGATTGCGGCCAATCCTGACGATGCGAATCCCGATACGGCTCAGCCCGAAATGGCCAATGCGCTCGTGCCGGTACCTTTCGACAAGCCCAAGCGCAATGACATGATGGTTGCTTCGCTCGTGCCCGACCAGCGTCCCGTCACCGAAGCAATTCAGGCGACTGCGGCGGCAGAAGAAGTGGTTATTCCGGCTCCGGAGGATGACGATCTTCAGGCGCTTATCAAGCAGGCCGACAGCGAGCATGGAAATGTCGTTTCCGCTTCGCAGCCGACGCCCGAGATGCCGACATTGCCGGGAACAACCGGCGGACGCGTGAAACCGGCTGTGCAGCCGAATACACAAATGGCGTCGATTGAAGCGCAGCCATCACTGCGCCGGACCATGCTCGACGCTCAGGCCTCCGGCGACCCGGTGGCCGCGCTTAACAATGGTGTGATCACGACGGCCAAGGGCGCAAAACCGCGCAAGCAGACCGCACAGGGCCAGGCTCCGAAAGCGATCCAAGTTTCCTCGGACGTTCCGGACCGCGCACTTTCGACCGAGCAGGTCGCGGAGACGGCACCCGCAGTGACACCGGCAGTCCTGCGCAACGCAGAAATGCGAATGGCTCCGACGACGGTCTATACCGCCGGCTTCCAGCAGAGCCTGCCGGTCGCCAACGCCAACAAGTTCACCGGCAAGGCAGTTACATTCCTGCAGATCGCCAAGTTCAATCCGACGCACGGATCGTAA
- a CDS encoding 2-dehydro-3-deoxy-phosphogluconate aldolase, whose protein sequence is MTQKTDLLLPVLKGQPVIPVILIQNLADAVPLARALAKGGLPAIEITLRTAAALDAIRAVANEVPEAIVGAGTILNARQYDEAVNAGSRFIVSPGATLQLIEAARDSKVPLLPGAITPGEIMALREEGYTMLKFFPAEQAGGAAFLKSLSSPLAGTLFCPTGGVSIANAKTYLNLPNVVCVGGSWVAPEELVKAGKWDEITKLAAEAVKLAG, encoded by the coding sequence ATGACCCAGAAGACCGATCTGCTCTTACCCGTCCTCAAGGGCCAGCCGGTAATTCCGGTCATTCTTATCCAGAATCTCGCCGATGCCGTTCCATTGGCACGGGCGCTTGCCAAGGGCGGCCTGCCGGCAATCGAGATCACGCTGCGCACCGCCGCGGCTCTCGACGCCATTCGTGCCGTCGCCAATGAAGTGCCGGAGGCCATCGTTGGCGCCGGAACCATTCTCAATGCCCGTCAGTATGACGAGGCTGTCAACGCAGGTTCCCGTTTCATCGTCAGCCCCGGGGCGACGCTGCAACTTATTGAGGCTGCGCGCGACAGCAAGGTACCGCTGCTTCCCGGCGCCATCACGCCGGGCGAGATCATGGCCTTGCGCGAAGAAGGCTACACGATGCTGAAGTTTTTCCCCGCCGAACAGGCTGGCGGTGCGGCGTTCCTGAAATCCCTGTCGTCGCCACTGGCCGGCACGCTGTTCTGCCCGACTGGCGGCGTCAGCATCGCCAACGCCAAAACCTATCTCAATCTGCCGAACGTCGTTTGCGTGGGTGGATCATGGGTTGCCCCGGAAGAACTGGTAAAGGCCGGAAAGTGGGACGAAATCACCAAGCTCGCTGCCGAGGCAGTGAAGCTCGCTGGCTAA
- a CDS encoding type II toxin-antitoxin system VapC family toxin, producing MTRYLLDTNIISNATKPIPSESLMVWMADQLDEDLFISSLTIAEIQRGILEKPTGRKRDELEAWFSGPDGPSALFAGRILAFDETAALTWARLMAEGTRKGKLRSALDTIIAATALVNNCIVVTDNEKDFNDIAIVNPL from the coding sequence GTGACGCGTTACCTGCTGGACACCAATATCATCAGCAATGCGACCAAGCCGATTCCATCGGAATCGCTTATGGTTTGGATGGCCGATCAACTCGATGAGGACCTGTTTATATCGTCACTGACTATTGCCGAGATTCAGCGCGGGATACTTGAAAAGCCAACCGGGCGAAAGCGTGACGAACTCGAAGCCTGGTTCTCCGGACCGGATGGCCCATCGGCCCTCTTCGCTGGAAGGATTCTTGCTTTTGACGAGACGGCTGCATTAACTTGGGCCCGGCTCATGGCCGAAGGAACACGCAAGGGCAAACTTCGCAGTGCTCTGGATACGATTATCGCGGCAACTGCTTTAGTAAATAATTGTATTGTCGTTACCGACAACGAAAAAGATTTCAACGATATAGCCATCGTCAACCCGCTTTAG